In Scatophagus argus isolate fScaArg1 chromosome 3, fScaArg1.pri, whole genome shotgun sequence, one genomic interval encodes:
- the si:dkeyp-67f1.2 gene encoding protein FAM3D isoform X1 produces MRYRAVLHLFAVIVVLLIIWGVSFKYSDVREKARSILGLSNTVTTTPNVKTAAPEPKCDLSRVCPPDHFALYIRSGAANVVGPKICFEGKIIMSHVLNNVGPGLNIVVINGENGVVEKSDYLNMRTGNPEDILAYLKEIKPGMIVLLASFDDVTHKMTDEMREVFVGMGSTLIKSVKHRDSWVFAGRAGMETKSLYEKQAVNDEKTNIYEGWPNLVEVGGCFPRTPTDAHKP; encoded by the exons ATGAGATATCGAG CTGTTTTGCACCTTTTTGCTGTCATTGTTGTCCTCCTAATAATATGGGGAGTCTCCTTCAAATACTCTGACGTGCGAGAGAAAGCAAGAAGCATTCTTG gGTTGAGTAATACAGTAACAACCAcaccaaatgtgaaaacag CAGCACCTGAGCCAAAGTGCGACCTCTCCAGAGTCTGTCCGCCCGACCATTTTGCTCTGTATATCAGGAGCGGAGCAGCTAATGTGGTCGGACCAAAGATCTGTTTCGAgggtaaaat CATTATGAGTCACGTGTTGAATAATGTTGGACCAGGACTGAACATTGTGGTGATAAATG GTGAAAATGGAGTTGTGGAAAAAAGTGACTACCTTAATATGAGAACTGGAA ACCCAGAAGACATCCTGGCATATTTGAAGGAGATAAAACCTGGAATGATTGTTTTATTGGCCTCGTTTGATGATGTGACACATAA GATGACAGATGAAATGAGGGAGGTATTTGTCGGAATGGGAAGCACTTTGATCAAGTCtgtgaaacacagagacagctggGTGTTTGCTGGAAGAGCAGGGATGGAAACCAAAAGCCTCTATGAGAAG CAAGCTGTTAATGATGAGAAAACCAATATTTATGAAGGATGGCCGAATCTGGTGGAGGTGGGCGGCTGTTTCCCAAGGACCCCAACAGACGCACATAAACCTTAG
- the si:dkeyp-67f1.2 gene encoding protein FAM3D isoform X2, with product MRYRAVLHLFAVIVVLLIIWGVSFKYSDVREKARSILGLSNTVTTTPNVKTAPEPKCDLSRVCPPDHFALYIRSGAANVVGPKICFEGKIIMSHVLNNVGPGLNIVVINGENGVVEKSDYLNMRTGNPEDILAYLKEIKPGMIVLLASFDDVTHKMTDEMREVFVGMGSTLIKSVKHRDSWVFAGRAGMETKSLYEKQAVNDEKTNIYEGWPNLVEVGGCFPRTPTDAHKP from the exons ATGAGATATCGAG CTGTTTTGCACCTTTTTGCTGTCATTGTTGTCCTCCTAATAATATGGGGAGTCTCCTTCAAATACTCTGACGTGCGAGAGAAAGCAAGAAGCATTCTTG gGTTGAGTAATACAGTAACAACCAcaccaaatgtgaaaacag CACCTGAGCCAAAGTGCGACCTCTCCAGAGTCTGTCCGCCCGACCATTTTGCTCTGTATATCAGGAGCGGAGCAGCTAATGTGGTCGGACCAAAGATCTGTTTCGAgggtaaaat CATTATGAGTCACGTGTTGAATAATGTTGGACCAGGACTGAACATTGTGGTGATAAATG GTGAAAATGGAGTTGTGGAAAAAAGTGACTACCTTAATATGAGAACTGGAA ACCCAGAAGACATCCTGGCATATTTGAAGGAGATAAAACCTGGAATGATTGTTTTATTGGCCTCGTTTGATGATGTGACACATAA GATGACAGATGAAATGAGGGAGGTATTTGTCGGAATGGGAAGCACTTTGATCAAGTCtgtgaaacacagagacagctggGTGTTTGCTGGAAGAGCAGGGATGGAAACCAAAAGCCTCTATGAGAAG CAAGCTGTTAATGATGAGAAAACCAATATTTATGAAGGATGGCCGAATCTGGTGGAGGTGGGCGGCTGTTTCCCAAGGACCCCAACAGACGCACATAAACCTTAG